The nucleotide window CGCTCAATCGGTCCTAAATTCCCCAACACGCTCTAAGTAAGGTAGAGCTACTGAACATGCCTGATTAAACTTCTCAATAAGCCCATCTGGCACGAGCTTAGCGCAGCATACCTCGTGACCACCCATGAACATGGGTGGGGGATGAGCCTCCAAAGCCGCGCCAGTAGTAAGTTGGCTAAAACATAGTAAATCGTAATAAAGCTCACTTGAAATGAAGAAGTTGTTTTTACTAATCTTAATATTCATGTGTGGAGCTTGGGCCTTTCATGTAATGAATTATAAACTTGCGGAAGAGTTGAAAAACCCGATTTATGTAACTCGCTTTACAAAAAGCAGATTTATGAAATTTGATAATGTTAATGTAGTTCGTATTGAGTATGAATATGATGGGAGTAACCAATATAAATTGAATGATGACCTGAATGGAATCGACATAAATTCATTTCGTCAGATCAAAGGCAGGAGTACCGTTGATGTTGAATATCGTGATAAGAATTATCTGTATACCATTCACGATGGCGAGGAAAAATATATCGTTCGACACCGAAACAAGGTAGCCGCCAGCGAGCCTCTGTGACGCATTTTGCCAGCAAGGCGTTTGGAAACGCAGAGCAAGGGCACCAGTTGGGGCATGTGCGCCTACTGCAGCAGTATGCCCACAAAAACGCCCCATCCTGATAGGAATGGGGCGTTTGCGTAATCAGGGCGGCCAGCTTACCAGGGCTTGCTGGCGACTTTGTTTTTGTTGCGGTTGTAGAGGTAAGCGGCCCCGGCAGCTAGTAGGGCACCGCCCAGCAGCTTGCGGTTCATACCCCCGGGACGAGCGGCGGTATCGTACGTTCCAGTGGTTGGGTTTACGGCAGTACGTCCGCCAAACAGGCCTGAAAGCAGGCCACCCATAGTGCCGCTCGGGCGGTCAGAACCAAATATGCTCATGATTGACAAGGAAAATGGTGTAGGCTCCGTAACGTACGCCCGGGCCGCATTGTTGTGTGCCGCTTCCCAGGCGCGAGTTCAGCTCGGCAAAAACTCGCACTAGCTGGGCCGCCCAATGGCGTCTCCCGGGCTCCGGCTAGCTGTTGAGTTGGCGGGTATGCCAAACGCGTGCTAGCTTTAGGCCAATCCTTCCCGTTCTCTTTTCGCGCATCCCATGAAGTTTCCTGTGTTGCTGGCGCTGCTGGCTTTTACCTCCGCGGCCTCCGCGCAAAACGGCCCCATCAAAGTTGAAGTAAAGCAAGCCGACGGCCGCTATGAGCTGCGGCGTGGCGAGCAGCCCTACTTTATCAAAGGTGCGGGCGGGGGACAGTTTCCGGAGCGCGTGCGGGCCTACGGCGGCAACTCCCTGCGCACCTGGAGCACCGATGGGGCCGACAAAACGCTGGCCGAAGCTCAAAAGAATGGCCTTACCGTGATGCTGGGCCTGGATGTGGCCCGGGAGCGGCACGGCTTCAACTACGACGACCCCCAGGCCGTGGCGGCCCAGCTGCAGAAGCTGCGCGCCGAGGTCATCAAGTACAAAGACAACCCCGCCGTGCTGTTTTGGGGCATCGGCAACGAGCTGAACCTAGAGTATAAGAACCCCAAGGTGTGGGACGCCGTGGAGCAGATTGCCCGCATGATTCACGAAGTGGACCCCAACCACCCTACCAGCACCGTGCTGGCCGGCATCAACCAGCCCGAAGTTGACTACATCAAGGCCAAGTGCCCGTCGGTGGATATTCTAAGCATCAACACCTACGCCGGGCTGGCCGCCATTCCGCAGCAGGTGCGCACCATGGGTTGGACTGGCCCCTACGTGGTAGCTGAGTGGGGCCCCACCGGCCACTGGGAAAGCCCCGTGACGCCCTGGAAAGCATCGGTGGAGGAAACCAGCAGCCAGAAAGCCGCCGTGTATCAGAGCCGCTACGAAGCCTCCGTGGCCAAAGATAAAACCCAGTGCCTGGGCACTTACGTGTTTTTGTGGGGCCAGAAACAGGAGCGCACGCCCACCTGGTACGGCATCTTCACCGAGGATGGCAAGGAGTCGGAAGTGGTGGATGTGATGCAGTACCTTTGGAGCGGTCAGTGGCCCAAAAACCGCGCCCCACACCTGGCCTCCTTCACACTGGATGGCAAGCAGGCTACCGACAACGTGCGGCTGCAGCCCGGCAAATCCTACCCCGTGCAAGCCGCCGTATCGGACCCCGACAAGGACAAGCTAACCTACCGCTACGAGTTGCTGCCGGAAAGCACCGACCTGAAATCCGGCGGTGACCGGGAAAGCCGCCCTAGTGCCATTGCCGGCCTGCTGCCGAAGGGCGCTACCGGCCAGACTGCCCTCACCGCCCCCAAGCAGGAAGGCGCCTACCGCCTCTTCGTCTATGCCTACGACGGCCAAGACAACGTAGCTACGGCCAACATCCCGTTTTATGTGGGTGGAAAGTAGGTTAATGTAGGGGCGGGGCTCGCCCCCGCCCGTCGTTGAAGGAACCTCGTGCTCGTGGTCCAATACCGGGCGGGGGCAAGCCCCGCCCCTACAATTGACGTCCAGACGCGCTAATTTCCCTGATTGATCAGGTTCACGACCAGCGTCACCCTCGTGTGGCCACGTTGCTTCGCAGCTGCACCAGATACTGCCGCAGCACGCCAGTAGCCCACTGCCGGAAGTGCGTCCCTTGCAACGATTTCACCCGATACCCGACGGAAATGATTACGTCGAGGTTGTAGTGCTTCGTGCGTTAGGATTTACTATCGGCGGCAGTTGTCAAGGATTTCTTGACAACTGAATTCTCATCAAGCTCACCTTTTCGGAATGCGTTGCGCGTGTGCAAGCTGACGTTCTGTTTGGTGGTATCAAACAGCTCTGCCATCTGGGCCTGCGTGAGCCACACCGTCTCGTTCTGGAGGTGGACTTCCAGCTGAGGTTGTCCATTGGGGACTGGTAAAGAAGGATATAGGACGTAGCGGACATAGGCAGTGTATAGGTAGGATCGAAGGTAAAAAATCTAACTGAACAGCTCCAGCAACTGCTGCGCCGTCAGGGACTTGAGCAGGGAAGCGTCAGTTTTGATCAGGTCGTGGGCCAGCTCCCGCTTGCCTTCCTGCAGCTTCATGATTTTCTCCTCAATGGTATCGGGGCAGATAAGGCGCACGGCCACCACCTTGCGCGTCTGGCCGAGGCGGTGGGCGCGGTCAATGGCCTGGTTTTCGACGGCCGGGTTCCACCACGGGTCCACAAGGTACACGTAGTCGGCGGCGGTGAGGTTGAGGCCGGTGCCGCCCGCTTTAAGGCTGATCAGGAACACCCGCACGCTTTCATCCTCCTGAAACGCCCGCACTGCGGCTGCCCGGTTACGCGTCTGACCAGTGAGCTGCTGGTAGCCGATACTGCGCTGCTCCAGCTCCGGGCGAATCAGGTCGAGCATGCCCACAAACTGCGAGAAAATCAGGAGCTTGTGCTGTGGGGCTTTGGTTTCAATTTCCTCCAGCAGCACGTTCAGCTTGGCCGAGGTAGGGCCCAGGTACTCCTCATCGGGCAGCAGCGCCGGGGCATTGCAGATCTGGCGCAGGCGGGTGAGGCCCTGCAGCACGTGCGCGCTGTTTTTGCGGGGCGTATCGGGGTGCTGGCCCGTCAGCTTGGCCCGGAATTCCTGGCGGCATGCCTCATAGATGCGGCGCTGCTCCGCACCCATTTCGCAGTAGAGCACCATTTCGGTTTTGGCAGGCAGCTCGGCCGCTACCTGGGCCTTGGTGCGGCGCAGCACAAACGGGCTGATTTTGCGCTGCAGCGCCCGCGCGTGCCGCCCATCCTTGAACTTGTCGATGGGGGCGGCATACTGGTCCTGAAAGAACTGGCGGCTGCCCAGCAGGCCGGGGCAGGCAAAGGAAAGCTGCCCGTAGAGGTCGTAGGTGTTGTTTTCGACCGGAGTGCCCGTCAGCACCAAGCGGTTGCGGGCCTGCAGCAGGCAGGCGGCGCGGTAGCGCTGGGAGTCGGGGTTTTTGATGGCCTGTGCCTCGTCCAGCACCACGTAGTTGAAGCAGTATTCGCGCAGCCAGCGAATGTCCGATACCATCGTGTTGTAGGTCGTCAGCACGATATCAAACCCCTCAAATTCCCGAGCAGCCTGGCGGCGGCCGGAACCGTGCAGCACGTACACCCGCAGCGTCGGGGCAAACTTCTGCACCTCGGCCAGCCAGTTGAACACCAGCGAGGTCGGTACTACCACCAGGCTGGCGGTCGGGTGGCCCTTTGCGCGCTGCGTCAGCAAAAATGCCAGTACCTGCAGGGTTTTGCCCAGGCCCATATCATCGGCCAAGCAGCCGCCGAAGTTGAAGGTGTCGAGGAAGTTGAGCCAGTTGAGGCCCTGGCGTTGGTACTCGCGCAGGGTGGCCTGCAACTCAGCTGGCACGGGCACTAACTCAATGCCGGAGAAGTCAGTAACGGCGGCGCGGTAGCGGGCCAGCTGGGCCGCAGCGGAGGGCGCCAGGGCTTCGGGGTCGTACAGCTCGGCGAGGGTGGCGAAGTTGATGCTGGGCGTGCGAATCCGGTCTTCTTCCACGTGGCCGGCGGCAAACCAGGCAGCAAACTTCTCCAGCCATTCCTGGGGCAAAATGCCGCGCGTGCCATCATCGAGCGGTACGTAGCGGCGGCGGTTGCGAACGGCCTGCTGCAGGTGCTGCAGCGTAACCTGCTGCCGCCCAAAGTGTACCCCTACGGCCGTATCAAACCAGTTGGTTTCGCCGGTCACGCGTACCGTAATGCGGGCTTTGTACGGATTGAGCGTGTTTTTCCTGAGCTGGTTGAAGCCCAGGATGGTAATGCCGGCCCGGCGCCAGTCGTCGAATGCTTCCAGCAACCATTCTTCCCGCAAAAACTGCGTTTTGGGCACGTACAGCGCCTCCTGCTGCAGCTGCTCTTGGAACTCAGGATACTGACGTAGCAGCGCCGCCACAAACCGGTCCTCGGCCGTAGCATCCCGGGTTAGCACAAACGGCCGGCCCAACTCATCCACCGCGTGCAGCTGCCGCCGCGAGAGGATGGACACTTCCTTGGGGCCGTAGCGCATCACCGGCAGCAGCTCCACGCCCGGGCCGGCATCGGAAAGATAAAGCAGCAGCTCGGGCGGGGCGTCGAAGCCCAGGGCAGCGCGCTGCTCGGGCGTAGCCGGGCGCAGGTGGCCGTAGCTGATGCGCAGCCGGTCTTCGAGGTTGGCCAGCACATCCCGCTGAAACTCCGCGAACTTGCTTTGGTGAATCAGCAGGGTGTTGTTGCGCTTCCGGAAAAACTCCACCACCCGCCACACCGCCACATCGTCCAGCAGGTACAGGGCCTCCGGCGTCGCCACAAAATAGTCGTAGCGGATGGTGAGGCTCTGGAGGTCGTAGGGCTGGTCGTGGAGCAGCAGCTTGCCGCTGATTTCGTAGTAGTCGTTCTGCTGGGTTACCGTCAGCCGCAGGTCGGTGCGGGCTGTGCGGAGCTGCACCAGGCTCAGGGATTGGGCCGTGAAGTTGTCGGAAACGGACGGGGTGTGCGTGTAAAAAGCTACGCCGGCCGGGTTCTGCACCACGGCCCGCAGGGCGTTGAGGGACGCTGCTGAGCGGGTATCCTCAAAATTGCGCTGGAAGTGCGCTACGGCGGTGTAGAACTTGATTTCCTCGGCATCCTGCAGAAGCCAGATGCCTTCCAGCGGCTGAAGCAGAAGAATGGGGTTCTTGACTTTGCCCGTTGCCGTGAGGGCGGCCTCGGCCAGTTGCAGCGTCAGGTGCCCGTAGTGCTTATGGCGGCCCAGCACCAATAGCTTACGGCTGCCCGCGGGTGCAGCGAGCGGCGTCGGCCTGGGCGGCAGCAGCTGCGCTATCAGCTCCTGGTTGGTAACGGGCGTAACGGGGTAGAGTGCCGCCTGCCGGGGCTTGGCCGTCACAGAGGCCGGGCGCGTGTACGTCAGCTCAAAATGCGCATCCAGGTCGGCAGCCTGCTCCAGTCCATAGTCGCGGGCAAGGGCGCGCAGGTAGTGGTGGCGGGCCGGCTGGTCGAAAAACAGGCGCAGCTCCCGGCGCTGCACCACGGCCAGGAGCACCAGCGCCTGATGCTCGCAGAGCACCGCTTTAGGCGTAGCGCAGCCGCAGGAAATAAGGAGGTTGCCATCCAGCTGCTGCACTGCTACCGCCGGGAACGGCAGCGTACCGGCCGTGCTGATAAAAGTGCCGTGGTTTAGCTCCAGCGTTTCGGGCTGAATGGAAGCCAGCGTGCGGGTATCGGTGGGCGGCAGCTCGGCGCAGTGGAGCCACACCACGGCGCTGGTCAGGTCCGTCACCGTCAGGCCGGGCAAAAGGTACTTGTGCGGGTGAGGCGCCGGCGAAACGGACATGCAGAAAGCGGTGGCGGGCTGCCGGATATGATTCAAAAACAGACTGCGCCGGAAGAGCCTGCCGGTGTTTTGCCAAGCCGCTTCCGGCGGTCCGGCTTGGTGCCAGCGGCGCAGCAGGGAGAGCAGGACACTGCGCCCCTACATCCGTTCCAGCAGCTCGTCGAAGGTGCGCAGCAGCTCCGCCCGGCTGGCTTCGGGCTCCGCTTCGAGGCGCTGCTCAAATACTTCCCGCTCCGTGAAGTCATGTAGGCTGCGGGTGAGCGAGGCGTCGGCTTCTTCCTCATCCTGGCCCAGGGCGCGGAGCTTTATGAGGCGAAAATGACGGCGGGCCAGCACTTCCAGCTGCTTGCGGTCCAGCTCCTGAATCACCTTGAGCAGGGCATCGGCCACTTCCAGCTGGGTG belongs to Hymenobacter sp. J193 and includes:
- a CDS encoding glycoside hydrolase family 2 TIM barrel-domain containing protein; protein product: MKFPVLLALLAFTSAASAQNGPIKVEVKQADGRYELRRGEQPYFIKGAGGGQFPERVRAYGGNSLRTWSTDGADKTLAEAQKNGLTVMLGLDVARERHGFNYDDPQAVAAQLQKLRAEVIKYKDNPAVLFWGIGNELNLEYKNPKVWDAVEQIARMIHEVDPNHPTSTVLAGINQPEVDYIKAKCPSVDILSINTYAGLAAIPQQVRTMGWTGPYVVAEWGPTGHWESPVTPWKASVEETSSQKAAVYQSRYEASVAKDKTQCLGTYVFLWGQKQERTPTWYGIFTEDGKESEVVDVMQYLWSGQWPKNRAPHLASFTLDGKQATDNVRLQPGKSYPVQAAVSDPDKDKLTYRYELLPESTDLKSGGDRESRPSAIAGLLPKGATGQTALTAPKQEGAYRLFVYAYDGQDNVATANIPFYVGGK
- a CDS encoding DEAD/DEAH box helicase produces the protein MSVSPAPHPHKYLLPGLTVTDLTSAVVWLHCAELPPTDTRTLASIQPETLELNHGTFISTAGTLPFPAVAVQQLDGNLLISCGCATPKAVLCEHQALVLLAVVQRRELRLFFDQPARHHYLRALARDYGLEQAADLDAHFELTYTRPASVTAKPRQAALYPVTPVTNQELIAQLLPPRPTPLAAPAGSRKLLVLGRHKHYGHLTLQLAEAALTATGKVKNPILLLQPLEGIWLLQDAEEIKFYTAVAHFQRNFEDTRSAASLNALRAVVQNPAGVAFYTHTPSVSDNFTAQSLSLVQLRTARTDLRLTVTQQNDYYEISGKLLLHDQPYDLQSLTIRYDYFVATPEALYLLDDVAVWRVVEFFRKRNNTLLIHQSKFAEFQRDVLANLEDRLRISYGHLRPATPEQRAALGFDAPPELLLYLSDAGPGVELLPVMRYGPKEVSILSRRQLHAVDELGRPFVLTRDATAEDRFVAALLRQYPEFQEQLQQEALYVPKTQFLREEWLLEAFDDWRRAGITILGFNQLRKNTLNPYKARITVRVTGETNWFDTAVGVHFGRQQVTLQHLQQAVRNRRRYVPLDDGTRGILPQEWLEKFAAWFAAGHVEEDRIRTPSINFATLAELYDPEALAPSAAAQLARYRAAVTDFSGIELVPVPAELQATLREYQRQGLNWLNFLDTFNFGGCLADDMGLGKTLQVLAFLLTQRAKGHPTASLVVVPTSLVFNWLAEVQKFAPTLRVYVLHGSGRRQAAREFEGFDIVLTTYNTMVSDIRWLREYCFNYVVLDEAQAIKNPDSQRYRAACLLQARNRLVLTGTPVENNTYDLYGQLSFACPGLLGSRQFFQDQYAAPIDKFKDGRHARALQRKISPFVLRRTKAQVAAELPAKTEMVLYCEMGAEQRRIYEACRQEFRAKLTGQHPDTPRKNSAHVLQGLTRLRQICNAPALLPDEEYLGPTSAKLNVLLEEIETKAPQHKLLIFSQFVGMLDLIRPELEQRSIGYQQLTGQTRNRAAAVRAFQEDESVRVFLISLKAGGTGLNLTAADYVYLVDPWWNPAVENQAIDRAHRLGQTRKVVAVRLICPDTIEEKIMKLQEGKRELAHDLIKTDASLLKSLTAQQLLELFS